A part of Streptomyces sp. DSM 40750 genomic DNA contains:
- a CDS encoding ATP-binding protein translates to MLQDDCEPLEGEKVVTTQTSDVGKLPAPLTTFVGRRHDLAEVRDRLGTTRLLTLTGAGGVGKTRLALEVAAASAAEFADGVWLVDLAPVRDPSLVASVTATALGMPDLGTGLVIDQLAAFLTPRRALIVLDNCEHLVDACADLAHALLTACPALRILATSRRALGIYGERVFAVPPLAPDDAVELLRDRATAVRPEFQVTDGNRAQVRRLCDDLDGLPLAIELAASRLRTLTVDEAVNRLENRFGLLTGGSRVARPHQRTLRALIDWSHELCTPDERLLWHRLSVFAGDFCLDAAEAVCAGDGIGGDEVLDLLDRLVVQSIVVPTEREGLPRYRLLETIRQYGRDRIAESGQERQTLQRHHNFYLALAERVADGWYGPGQEEALARLRAEHANLLAALAYDYDPQATLALTAALRFHWCAGGFLAEGRRQLDRALAAAPEPSQARSRALCAASWVALLQSDHGAADRWLAEAGELGAQQDDRVVRAHVLGLRGSLAAFQGRLAEAVPLFERAVAAHTTAGDEASVVFELFQLAAVQMDLGNPSGAETARHAVALAEAHGERWARAHAMWTLSCHAWRHGDREEALALIRAALEIERGFNEPLSAALMLETLAWIIASCGEYERAGRLLGSAGKLWRDVGADLSAFGPPHGEDHTQCAQSVVRALGPQAYEKALAEGGRHSGPDEAIAYALRNESEPTGRPPSLVPGPSPLTPREWEVAALVAEGMSNRQIASALARSPRTVHGHIENILAKLGFSCRAQIASWWTANQAATP, encoded by the coding sequence GTGCTCCAGGACGATTGCGAGCCGTTGGAAGGCGAGAAGGTCGTGACCACCCAGACATCAGACGTGGGGAAACTGCCCGCGCCCCTGACCACGTTCGTGGGCAGGCGCCACGACCTCGCCGAAGTGCGCGACCGGCTGGGGACGACGCGGCTGCTGACGCTCACCGGTGCGGGCGGGGTGGGCAAGACACGCCTGGCGCTGGAAGTGGCTGCCGCGTCGGCGGCGGAATTCGCGGACGGTGTGTGGCTGGTGGATCTGGCGCCGGTACGGGACCCGTCGCTGGTGGCGAGCGTCACGGCGACCGCGCTGGGGATGCCGGACCTGGGCACCGGACTGGTCATCGACCAGCTCGCCGCCTTTCTGACCCCCCGCCGGGCGCTGATCGTGCTGGACAACTGCGAGCACCTCGTCGACGCCTGCGCCGACCTGGCCCATGCGCTGCTGACGGCCTGCCCGGCGCTGCGCATACTGGCGACGAGCCGCCGGGCGCTGGGAATCTACGGCGAGCGCGTCTTCGCCGTTCCTCCGCTGGCGCCGGACGACGCGGTGGAACTGCTGCGGGACCGGGCCACCGCCGTCCGCCCGGAGTTCCAGGTCACCGACGGCAACCGCGCCCAGGTCCGCCGACTGTGCGACGACCTGGACGGGCTGCCGCTGGCCATCGAGCTGGCCGCGTCCCGGCTGCGGACCCTCACCGTCGACGAGGCCGTGAACCGGCTGGAGAACCGCTTCGGGCTGCTCACGGGCGGCAGCCGGGTCGCCCGGCCGCACCAGCGGACGCTACGCGCATTGATCGACTGGAGTCACGAGCTGTGCACCCCCGACGAACGGCTGCTGTGGCACCGGCTGTCGGTCTTCGCCGGCGACTTCTGCCTGGACGCGGCCGAGGCCGTCTGCGCGGGCGACGGCATCGGCGGCGACGAGGTACTCGATCTCCTCGACCGACTGGTCGTCCAGTCGATCGTGGTGCCCACCGAGCGCGAGGGCCTGCCGCGCTACCGGCTGCTGGAGACCATCCGCCAGTACGGGCGGGACCGGATCGCCGAATCCGGCCAAGAGCGGCAGACGCTACAACGGCACCACAATTTCTACCTGGCCCTCGCCGAGCGCGTCGCCGACGGCTGGTACGGCCCAGGCCAGGAGGAGGCCCTGGCCCGCCTGCGCGCCGAGCATGCCAATCTGCTGGCCGCGCTGGCTTACGACTACGACCCGCAGGCCACCCTCGCGCTGACCGCCGCGCTGCGGTTCCACTGGTGCGCCGGCGGATTCCTCGCCGAAGGGCGACGGCAGCTCGACCGTGCGCTCGCCGCCGCGCCCGAACCCAGCCAGGCTCGCTCCCGGGCGCTGTGCGCCGCGTCCTGGGTGGCGCTGCTGCAGAGCGACCATGGGGCGGCCGACCGGTGGCTGGCCGAGGCCGGAGAGCTGGGTGCGCAGCAGGACGATCGGGTGGTGCGCGCGCACGTCCTGGGCCTTCGCGGCTCATTGGCGGCGTTCCAGGGGCGGTTGGCGGAGGCAGTGCCGTTGTTCGAGCGCGCGGTCGCTGCCCACACAACAGCCGGGGATGAGGCCTCGGTGGTGTTCGAACTGTTCCAGTTGGCTGCGGTTCAAATGGACCTGGGGAACCCAAGTGGGGCGGAGACCGCCCGGCATGCGGTCGCCTTGGCTGAGGCGCACGGCGAGCGGTGGGCGCGCGCACACGCGATGTGGACGCTGAGCTGCCACGCCTGGAGGCACGGTGACCGCGAGGAGGCCCTGGCGCTGATCCGGGCCGCGCTCGAGATCGAGCGGGGCTTCAACGAGCCGCTCAGTGCCGCGCTGATGCTGGAGACTCTCGCTTGGATCATCGCTTCCTGCGGGGAGTACGAGCGAGCAGGTCGGCTACTGGGCTCCGCGGGCAAGCTGTGGCGCGATGTGGGCGCGGACCTGTCCGCGTTCGGTCCGCCGCATGGCGAGGACCACACCCAGTGCGCACAGTCGGTCGTACGAGCACTGGGTCCGCAGGCGTACGAGAAGGCCCTCGCGGAGGGCGGCCGCCACAGCGGCCCCGACGAGGCCATCGCCTACGCCCTGCGCAACGAATCCGAGCCGACCGGCAGGCCTCCTTCCCTTGTCCCCGGCCCGAGCCCGTTGACCCCCAGGGAGTGGGAAGTGGCCGCTCTGGTGGCCGAGGGCATGAGCAACCGGCAGATCGCCTCCGCGCTCGCCCGCTCCCCGCGCACGGTCCACGGCCACATCGAGAACATCCTGGCCAAGCTCGGCTTCAGCTGCCGCGCCCAGATCGCGTCCTGGTGGACAGCGAACCAGGCGGCCACCCCGTAG
- a CDS encoding SDR family oxidoreductase, with protein sequence MTFTPEAFSLKDKAAFITGAGSGIGRAIALGFAACGADVACFDRDAEAAQATADQIVAARGRAVGVGGDVTSPESLAEAVRTAVESVGPIRTAVNCAGVAGATAAEDMSAEDFRRVVDINLTGVFLSAQAEARVMLAHGGGSIINIASMSGTIANRGLLQAHYNASKAGVMHLTKSLATEWADRGIRVNSISPGYTLTPMNKRPEVAERLKAYAADTPLGRIAEVEEMVGPAVFLASDAASFVTGSDLIVDGGYVCW encoded by the coding sequence ATGACCTTCACCCCCGAGGCGTTCTCCCTCAAAGACAAGGCCGCGTTCATCACCGGCGCGGGCAGCGGCATCGGCCGGGCCATCGCGCTGGGCTTCGCCGCCTGCGGCGCCGACGTCGCCTGCTTCGACCGTGACGCCGAGGCCGCCCAGGCCACCGCCGACCAGATCGTCGCGGCGCGTGGCAGGGCTGTGGGCGTCGGTGGAGACGTCACGTCCCCCGAGTCCCTGGCCGAGGCAGTCCGCACCGCCGTCGAATCGGTCGGCCCGATCCGTACCGCGGTCAACTGCGCGGGGGTGGCCGGCGCCACCGCCGCAGAGGACATGTCCGCCGAGGACTTCCGCCGTGTCGTCGACATCAACCTCACCGGTGTGTTCCTCAGTGCCCAGGCCGAGGCCCGGGTGATGCTCGCCCACGGCGGCGGGTCGATCATCAACATCGCCTCCATGTCCGGGACCATCGCCAACCGCGGACTGCTGCAGGCCCACTACAACGCCTCCAAGGCCGGCGTCATGCACCTCACCAAGAGCTTGGCCACGGAGTGGGCCGACCGTGGAATCCGGGTCAACTCGATCAGCCCGGGCTACACCCTCACGCCGATGAACAAGCGGCCCGAGGTGGCCGAGCGTCTCAAGGCGTACGCCGCCGACACCCCGCTCGGCCGCATCGCCGAGGTCGAGGAGATGGTGGGCCCCGCGGTCTTCCTCGCCTCCGACGCCGCGTCCTTCGTCACCGGCTCCGACCTGATCGTCGACGGCGGCTACGTCTGCTGGTGA
- a CDS encoding transketolase, whose amino-acid sequence MVLAPVPGATARLADIRRELRAAPSAERAARLRELAYSIRRSDLEMISRAGQGHIGGDFSAADIVTVLYFAVLDVRPEEPEWAERDRFVLSKGHAAGILYSTLAHAGFFPEAELATFMEPLSPLNGHPNRRKVPGVETNTGPLGHGFPVAVGMAIAAKLDGSDRRTFVLTGDGELQEGSNWEAAMSASQQRLGRLTVIVDRNRFQQGAATEETSGLDPLDAKWASFGFDVRAVDGHDYEALHQALVEERSLDDRPLCLIADTIKGKGVSFIEDRVEWHHKVPTAEQTAAAFEELTAR is encoded by the coding sequence ATGGTTCTCGCACCAGTCCCCGGCGCCACGGCGCGGCTCGCCGACATCAGGCGCGAGCTGCGCGCAGCGCCATCGGCAGAGCGCGCCGCGCGCCTGAGGGAGCTGGCCTACTCGATCCGCCGCAGCGATCTGGAGATGATCAGCCGGGCCGGTCAGGGTCACATCGGCGGGGACTTCTCCGCCGCCGACATCGTCACCGTGCTGTACTTCGCGGTCCTCGACGTCCGTCCCGAGGAACCGGAGTGGGCCGAACGCGACCGGTTCGTCCTCAGCAAGGGCCATGCCGCAGGCATCCTGTACTCGACCCTGGCGCACGCCGGCTTCTTCCCCGAGGCTGAGCTGGCCACGTTCATGGAGCCGCTGTCGCCGCTCAACGGCCACCCCAACCGGCGCAAGGTGCCCGGGGTGGAGACCAACACCGGGCCGCTGGGACACGGCTTCCCGGTCGCCGTGGGTATGGCGATCGCCGCCAAGCTGGACGGTTCCGACCGACGCACCTTCGTACTCACAGGTGATGGTGAGTTGCAGGAAGGAAGCAACTGGGAGGCGGCTATGAGCGCGTCCCAGCAGCGCCTCGGCCGGCTGACCGTGATCGTCGACCGCAACCGCTTCCAGCAAGGCGCCGCCACCGAGGAGACTTCGGGCCTGGACCCGCTGGACGCCAAGTGGGCTTCCTTCGGCTTCGACGTCCGCGCCGTCGACGGCCACGACTACGAGGCACTCCACCAGGCCCTGGTCGAGGAGCGCTCCCTCGACGACCGCCCGCTGTGCCTGATCGCCGACACGATCAAGGGCAAGGGCGTGTCCTTCATCGAGGACCGCGTCGAGTGGCACCACAAGGTGCCGACCGCCGAACAGACCGCCGCCGCCTTCGAGGAGTTGACCGCCCGATGA
- a CDS encoding FGGY-family carbohydrate kinase, whose product MSVVGRGAAVGRGAVLALDQGTSGTKGLLVTEDGRVVATAHRPLTQQYPQPGWVEQDPAVLWRSVTGVAEELAAQAGTAGTHIVGLGLSLQREAVLVWDPDTGAALSPLVSWQDRRTAERCAKLAASAEGGLISGRTGLPVDPMFSATKAEWLLDRLDPNRERSAAGRLRVGTVDAWLLHRLTGGATDATETGCASRTQLVRLANADWDPDLLDLFRIPRTALPRIAASDGAGQELGHTRNVPGVADGLPIAAVLGDSHAALFAQSHGRPGVVKATYGTGASLMVLNPEGRRPAEGIAATLAWRRTRDAGAAHALEANIASAGTAIRWAAQLLGTDSAGIAALAVDAREAAEVYLVPAFSGLGAPYWDRGARALLVGMDFDTGPAEVARAAVESMAFQVADTLSRFDTVLGGPVSELRTDGGPTGNDRLMTLQAELIGRPVLRAGRPEVSALGVAYLAGTALGIWDDADLPALTPQGTRFTSHEDDAWRDRRMAGWHDAVACARGKRT is encoded by the coding sequence ATGAGTGTCGTGGGCAGAGGCGCTGCCGTGGGCAGAGGCGCCGTCCTCGCCCTCGACCAGGGCACCAGCGGGACCAAGGGGCTGCTCGTCACGGAGGACGGACGGGTGGTCGCCACCGCGCACCGGCCGCTGACCCAGCAGTACCCCCAGCCCGGATGGGTCGAGCAGGACCCGGCCGTCCTGTGGCGCAGCGTCACCGGGGTGGCCGAGGAACTGGCCGCCCAGGCCGGTACCGCGGGCACGCACATCGTCGGCCTGGGGCTGAGCCTCCAACGTGAGGCCGTCCTGGTCTGGGACCCGGACACCGGCGCCGCGCTGTCGCCGCTCGTGAGCTGGCAGGACCGGCGTACCGCCGAGCGGTGCGCCAAGCTGGCCGCCTCGGCCGAGGGCGGACTGATCAGCGGCCGCACCGGCCTGCCGGTGGACCCGATGTTCTCCGCGACCAAGGCCGAGTGGCTGCTCGACCGGCTCGACCCGAACCGTGAGAGATCGGCCGCCGGGCGGCTGCGCGTCGGCACGGTCGACGCCTGGCTGCTGCACCGGCTCACCGGTGGCGCCACCGACGCCACCGAGACCGGCTGCGCCTCCCGCACCCAGCTCGTGCGCCTGGCCAACGCCGACTGGGACCCGGACTTGCTCGACCTGTTCCGCATTCCCCGTACGGCACTCCCCCGTATCGCAGCCTCGGACGGTGCGGGCCAGGAGCTGGGCCACACCCGGAACGTACCGGGCGTCGCGGACGGGCTGCCCATCGCGGCGGTGCTCGGGGACTCGCACGCCGCGCTCTTCGCGCAGAGCCACGGCCGCCCGGGCGTGGTGAAGGCCACGTACGGCACCGGCGCCTCGCTGATGGTCCTCAACCCCGAGGGGCGCCGGCCCGCCGAAGGCATCGCCGCCACCCTGGCGTGGCGGCGCACCCGGGACGCCGGTGCCGCCCACGCCCTGGAGGCGAACATAGCCTCCGCGGGCACGGCGATCCGCTGGGCCGCCCAGTTGCTCGGCACTGACTCGGCCGGCATCGCCGCTCTGGCCGTCGATGCACGGGAGGCCGCCGAGGTGTACCTGGTCCCGGCGTTCTCCGGACTGGGCGCCCCGTACTGGGACCGCGGCGCCCGTGCGCTGCTGGTCGGCATGGACTTCGACACCGGCCCCGCCGAAGTGGCGCGTGCCGCGGTCGAGTCGATGGCCTTCCAGGTGGCCGACACGCTCTCCCGTTTCGACACCGTCCTCGGTGGCCCGGTCTCCGAGCTGCGCACGGACGGCGGTCCGACGGGCAACGACCGCCTTATGACGCTCCAGGCCGAGCTGATCGGCCGACCAGTACTTCGGGCGGGCCGGCCGGAGGTGTCCGCCCTGGGTGTCGCGTATCTGGCCGGCACGGCGCTCGGCATCTGGGACGACGCCGACCTGCCCGCGCTCACCCCGCAGGGCACCCGCTTCACCTCGCACGAGGACGACGCCTGGCGCGACCGCCGCATGGCCGGATGGCACGACGCGGTCGCCTGCGCCCGTGGGAAAAGGACCTGA
- a CDS encoding transketolase family protein translates to MSTTTAAAASTAKAVAAELHDCRKAFAETLIELAEADPRTVAVCNDSVGSSNLKEFQQRFPDRLVNVGIAEQLMVGAGAGLANGGRIPFVCAAAPFLTGRALEQIKADVAYSRTNVKLCAMSPGFAYGQLGPTHHGVEDFAWMRTLPEMVVLAPADPAETREALRWAHQYEGPVYLRIGRTKVPDLAPHVPFDAGRAAVLRDGGDVTLIGVGTTVSAALAASAKLAAEGIDARVLNFSTVKPLDEEALLAAAAETGRIITVEEANVHGGLGSAVAEFLATRNPMPMKLLGVRDEFTPTGSPAFLSEYFGIDAEAVVRAARELTGTGQGAAA, encoded by the coding sequence ATGAGCACCACCACTGCCGCAGCCGCGAGCACCGCCAAGGCCGTAGCCGCCGAGCTGCACGACTGCCGCAAGGCGTTCGCCGAGACGCTGATCGAGCTCGCGGAGGCCGACCCGCGCACGGTGGCCGTCTGCAACGACTCCGTCGGCTCCTCCAACCTCAAGGAGTTCCAGCAGCGCTTCCCGGACCGGCTGGTCAACGTCGGCATCGCCGAGCAGCTGATGGTCGGCGCGGGCGCCGGCCTCGCGAACGGTGGCCGTATCCCGTTCGTCTGTGCGGCGGCCCCCTTCCTCACCGGCCGCGCCCTGGAACAGATCAAGGCGGACGTCGCCTACTCGCGCACCAACGTCAAGCTGTGCGCCATGAGCCCCGGCTTCGCCTACGGTCAGCTCGGCCCGACCCACCACGGTGTCGAGGACTTCGCCTGGATGCGTACGCTGCCCGAGATGGTCGTCCTGGCACCGGCCGATCCGGCTGAGACGCGTGAGGCGCTGCGCTGGGCCCACCAGTATGAGGGTCCTGTCTACCTGCGTATCGGCCGCACCAAGGTGCCGGACCTGGCCCCGCACGTCCCCTTCGATGCAGGCCGCGCAGCGGTTCTGCGCGACGGCGGCGACGTTACGCTGATCGGTGTGGGCACAACGGTCTCTGCCGCGTTGGCCGCCTCCGCGAAGCTGGCCGCCGAGGGGATCGACGCGCGCGTCCTCAACTTCTCCACCGTCAAGCCACTGGACGAGGAGGCGCTGCTCGCGGCAGCCGCCGAGACCGGCCGCATCATCACCGTCGAGGAGGCCAACGTCCACGGCGGGCTCGGCAGCGCCGTCGCGGAGTTCCTCGCCACCCGTAACCCCATGCCGATGAAACTGCTCGGCGTGCGCGACGAGTTCACCCCGACCGGCAGCCCGGCCTTCCTGTCCGAGTACTTCGGCATCGACGCCGAGGCCGTCGTCCGCGCCGCGCGCGAGTTGACGGGCACCGGGCAGGGAGCGGCGGCATGA
- a CDS encoding MFS transporter produces MDQAVRRRRQSLFLMFLLAGIAMSSWVTRTPAIRDELDVSTAQMGLVLFGLSLGSMLGIICSGRLVSRFGTRPVITWGTWLLIAGVVTISAGSAAASVLAVTAGLCAFGAGMGVGDVAVNVDGTGVERISGVTTLPALHGFFSLGTVCGAGAGMAATAAGVPVHWHLAAVVLPAAGLLLYAMRGIPAGTGRAAPEAWREDGRGVRHPAVWKDGRLLLIGAIVLAMALAEGSANDWLPLLMVDGHGMDATSGSLVYAGFAAAMTLGRFTGTFFLNRFGRTAVVRASAAAGAVGLLLVIASDNPVLAGAAVPLWGLGAALGFPLALSAAGESGPDETARVSLVAVIGYVAFLVGPPGLGFLGDHIGLRPAMLVVLACVACAALLAPAVETRPRTGVAASAPDGAVECPATADDTDRCEPPAHLLTVAERAFALRPTESDSACANIYAGLLKQALASVGNAA; encoded by the coding sequence ATGGACCAGGCCGTGCGTCGGCGCCGTCAGTCGCTGTTCCTGATGTTCCTGCTGGCCGGGATCGCGATGTCGTCGTGGGTGACGCGCACGCCCGCGATCCGGGACGAGCTGGACGTGTCCACCGCGCAGATGGGGCTGGTGCTGTTCGGGCTGTCGCTCGGTTCGATGCTGGGGATCATCTGCTCGGGGCGGTTGGTGTCCAGGTTCGGGACGCGGCCTGTCATCACCTGGGGGACATGGCTGCTCATCGCCGGTGTCGTCACGATCTCCGCCGGAAGTGCCGCGGCGTCGGTACTGGCGGTGACAGCGGGCCTGTGCGCCTTCGGTGCGGGCATGGGCGTCGGCGACGTGGCCGTGAACGTCGACGGCACGGGCGTCGAGCGCATCAGCGGTGTGACCACCCTGCCCGCGTTGCACGGCTTCTTCAGCCTGGGCACGGTCTGCGGCGCCGGTGCGGGCATGGCGGCGACGGCGGCCGGGGTGCCGGTGCACTGGCACCTCGCGGCGGTCGTCCTGCCGGCCGCCGGTCTTCTCCTCTACGCGATGCGCGGCATCCCGGCGGGCACCGGCCGCGCCGCCCCCGAGGCGTGGCGGGAAGACGGCCGCGGTGTACGGCACCCGGCGGTGTGGAAGGACGGAAGGCTCCTCCTCATCGGCGCGATCGTGCTGGCCATGGCGTTGGCCGAGGGCTCGGCCAACGACTGGCTGCCGCTGCTCATGGTCGACGGACACGGCATGGACGCCACCTCGGGCTCCCTCGTCTACGCCGGATTCGCCGCCGCGATGACACTGGGCCGCTTCACCGGCACGTTCTTCCTCAACCGCTTCGGCCGCACAGCCGTCGTACGCGCCAGCGCCGCCGCGGGTGCGGTCGGCCTGCTTCTCGTGATCGCCTCGGACAACCCCGTCCTCGCCGGCGCCGCCGTGCCGTTGTGGGGGCTGGGCGCCGCGCTCGGCTTCCCTCTCGCGCTCTCCGCCGCCGGGGAATCCGGTCCCGACGAAACGGCTCGGGTCAGTCTGGTCGCCGTTATCGGCTACGTCGCCTTCCTCGTCGGACCACCGGGTCTCGGCTTCCTCGGCGACCACATCGGCCTGCGCCCCGCCATGCTCGTCGTCCTCGCCTGCGTGGCCTGCGCAGCCTTACTGGCCCCCGCGGTCGAGACCCGGCCCCGTACCGGTGTCGCGGCGTCCGCGCCTGACGGCGCCGTCGAGTGCCCCGCCACAGCCGACGACACCGACCGGTGTGAGCCGCCTGCTCACCTGCTCACAGTCGCCGAGCGGGCGTTCGCTCTGCGCCCAACAGAGTCCGACTCGGCCTGTGCGAATATCTATGCAGGGCTGTTGAAGCAGGCGCTGGCAAGCGTGGGTAACGCAGCGTGA
- a CDS encoding pectinesterase family protein — protein MTDTEARGHLPRRSFLTSAIAVVAAGTLAGGLVVAAAPAADALDGANFTWMISSEMAEAKVGYANMLNAIRQAVRGGRVGSMGGPPIDVTDRNGAGQYITIDLHAENGIQFARLFMRRSDSYIMGWRGGIVDGGGTVTWHRFFTLDPAAAPGGAAALPGATVTNTIRVHETLGSYTALAQQGATRDGMQITPASLSNAVQRLEGADSESGSATPTTRELAQAILQVIVGVAEASRFREQARETAVAFGRGVAFALTATHREFHNNWGRISRAALLAVMAGSAVLAAPLEVAGIVIATVAVAAQYVMTAHHSDLDTRGKHLSEGALLYVSPDGDGDHWTVQAAIDDVPDSGANTILISKGVYHEVISVSSSKSWLTIQGVTGIRGDVTIYNTRCHGMINPETGLKYGTQGSAVATFRPPNLTVKDLTISNTFDRAAHPEISPYETQAVAVAAMGDRQVFDNVAILSRQDTLLVKGETPTTQARQYFYNCLIRGDVDFIFGNATAVIDQSQIVMYQWPGGTMLAPNTDYRKKYGILVTHSWVISNNVPARSMYLGRPWHNVPEAHPQAVVRNTNIYPHINETHPWTDMVPEYPWSWARFKEYQNTGTGAGVGSNAPKLTDAEAADYTAQKYLAGTDGWNPVR, from the coding sequence ATGACTGACACCGAAGCGCGGGGACACCTTCCCCGGAGATCATTTCTGACCAGTGCCATCGCTGTGGTGGCCGCCGGCACGCTGGCCGGCGGCCTGGTGGTCGCCGCCGCCCCTGCGGCCGACGCTCTGGACGGCGCGAACTTCACCTGGATGATCAGCAGCGAGATGGCCGAAGCCAAGGTTGGCTACGCCAACATGCTCAATGCCATCAGGCAAGCGGTCAGGGGCGGCCGAGTCGGTTCCATGGGCGGCCCCCCTATCGACGTCACCGACAGGAACGGAGCCGGCCAGTACATCACCATCGACCTGCACGCCGAGAACGGGATCCAGTTCGCCCGATTGTTCATGCGCCGGTCGGACTCCTACATCATGGGATGGCGGGGTGGCATCGTGGACGGTGGTGGCACTGTGACCTGGCACCGCTTCTTCACACTGGACCCCGCAGCGGCGCCGGGCGGCGCCGCTGCGCTGCCGGGCGCCACGGTCACCAACACGATCAGGGTTCACGAGACGCTGGGGAGCTACACCGCCCTCGCGCAGCAGGGCGCCACCCGCGATGGCATGCAAATCACTCCCGCCAGCCTCAGCAACGCCGTGCAGAGGCTGGAGGGCGCCGATTCCGAGAGCGGCTCGGCGACCCCCACGACACGGGAGCTTGCGCAGGCGATCCTCCAGGTGATCGTGGGGGTCGCCGAAGCCTCTCGGTTCCGGGAACAAGCGCGTGAAACCGCGGTGGCGTTCGGCAGGGGCGTGGCGTTCGCCCTTACCGCGACACACAGGGAGTTCCACAACAACTGGGGCAGGATCAGCAGGGCGGCCCTGCTTGCGGTCATGGCGGGGAGCGCTGTCCTGGCGGCTCCTCTCGAAGTCGCCGGCATCGTCATCGCGACCGTGGCGGTCGCTGCGCAGTACGTCATGACCGCCCACCACTCGGACCTCGACACCAGGGGCAAGCACCTGTCCGAGGGCGCCCTGCTGTATGTCTCGCCGGACGGCGACGGCGACCACTGGACCGTGCAGGCCGCAATCGACGACGTTCCCGACAGCGGCGCGAACACCATCCTCATCAGCAAGGGCGTCTACCACGAGGTCATCAGCGTTTCGAGCAGCAAGTCCTGGCTGACGATCCAGGGCGTCACCGGCATCCGTGGGGATGTCACCATCTACAACACCAGATGCCACGGGATGATCAACCCCGAGACCGGCCTGAAGTACGGCACCCAGGGCAGCGCCGTGGCCACCTTCAGACCGCCCAACCTGACCGTCAAGGACCTCACGATCAGCAACACGTTCGACCGCGCGGCCCACCCGGAGATCAGCCCGTACGAGACCCAGGCCGTCGCAGTCGCCGCCATGGGTGACCGGCAGGTGTTCGACAACGTCGCGATCCTGAGCCGCCAGGACACTCTGCTCGTCAAGGGGGAGACGCCCACGACCCAGGCCCGGCAGTACTTCTACAACTGCCTGATCCGGGGCGACGTGGACTTCATCTTCGGCAACGCCACCGCGGTGATCGACCAGTCCCAGATAGTCATGTACCAATGGCCCGGCGGCACGATGCTGGCGCCGAACACCGACTACAGGAAGAAGTACGGCATCCTCGTCACCCACAGCTGGGTGATTTCCAATAACGTGCCGGCGCGTTCGATGTACCTCGGCCGACCGTGGCACAACGTGCCGGAGGCCCACCCCCAGGCGGTGGTCCGTAACACCAACATTTACCCCCACATCAATGAGACGCACCCGTGGACCGACATGGTCCCCGAGTACCCCTGGTCGTGGGCCCGGTTCAAGGAGTACCAGAACACCGGCACCGGAGCCGGCGTCGGCTCCAACGCACCGAAGCTGACCGACGCCGAGGCCGCCGACTACACCGCCCAGAAGTACCTGGCCGGCACCGACGGCTGGAACCCGGTCCGGTGA
- a CDS encoding sugar-binding transcriptional regulator, which produces MAIVGEELRMMTHVARLYHLQGIRQPEIAARLDLSQAKVSRLLKKAQDRGIVRITVTPPSGTHPDLEDGLQDRYGLKLALVVDTAPDNERTMLGDLGAAAAYYLQTTLRSDDTVGISSWSASLLATVQAMQPVPGLKDVRIVQAVGGIGDPAAAGHASRMTGQLAQLVNGEAVYLQAPGVAGSAESAQALRADPFVSAALGELGDLDVALVGIGEITPSSTLARSGNAFSDEERAELEKQGAVGDVCLRFYDAQGRPVESELDSRVVGITREQLAAARRKMGVAGGSRKHKAIRAAVAGGLVDVLVTDQETAAALMA; this is translated from the coding sequence GTGGCGATCGTCGGCGAGGAACTGCGGATGATGACGCACGTGGCCCGGCTGTATCACCTTCAGGGCATACGCCAGCCGGAGATCGCGGCGCGGCTGGATCTGTCGCAGGCGAAGGTCTCGCGGCTGCTCAAGAAGGCGCAGGACCGGGGAATCGTGCGGATCACTGTGACGCCGCCGTCCGGCACCCACCCGGACCTGGAAGACGGTCTGCAGGACCGCTATGGCCTGAAGCTCGCTCTGGTCGTCGACACCGCTCCGGACAACGAGCGCACCATGCTCGGCGATCTCGGTGCGGCCGCCGCCTACTACCTTCAGACGACGTTGCGTTCGGACGACACCGTGGGCATCTCGTCATGGAGCGCCAGTCTGCTCGCCACGGTGCAGGCGATGCAGCCGGTTCCCGGGCTGAAGGACGTACGCATCGTGCAGGCGGTGGGCGGCATCGGGGACCCCGCCGCGGCGGGCCACGCCTCGCGGATGACCGGGCAGCTGGCGCAGTTGGTGAACGGCGAGGCCGTCTATCTGCAGGCGCCCGGTGTGGCCGGGTCGGCGGAAAGCGCGCAGGCGCTGCGCGCGGACCCGTTCGTGTCGGCGGCGCTGGGCGAGCTGGGTGATCTGGACGTGGCGCTGGTGGGCATCGGAGAGATCACCCCGTCAAGCACGCTCGCCCGCAGCGGCAACGCCTTCTCCGACGAGGAGCGCGCCGAGCTGGAGAAGCAGGGCGCGGTGGGCGACGTGTGCCTGCGGTTCTACGACGCTCAGGGCCGGCCGGTCGAGTCCGAGCTGGACTCCCGGGTCGTCGGAATCACGCGTGAGCAGCTCGCTGCCGCCCGCCGGAAGATGGGGGTGGCAGGCGGCAGCCGCAAGCACAAGGCGATTCGGGCGGCCGTGGCGGGCGGCCTGGTGGACGTGCTGGTGACCGATCAGGAGACGGCAGCGGCCTTGATGGCCTGA